The following are encoded together in the Kutzneria kofuensis genome:
- a CDS encoding M55 family metallopeptidase, translating into MRILISADMEGATGVTWPADVEPGTEQWQRFRRMFNGDVNACVRGLVDGGADDVLVNEAHDTQRNLLLEDLDERARMLTGKHKPLSMMQGIDSGVDGVVFLGYHTGAGAEGVLSHTYLGNSVTGVWLDGVRASEGRLNAAVAAEHGVPVLLVTGDDKTCDDADEYVPDARKAAVKECVSRYSAICLPPARSSKLIEEQARLAMSRAGRVEPVVSSHHMEVAFDAAHLAAAAAVIPTVERVSLLRVGYDAPTMTEAMKAFKIVTAIASGAVEKVYG; encoded by the coding sequence GTGCGAATCCTCATCTCGGCGGACATGGAAGGCGCGACCGGAGTCACCTGGCCGGCTGACGTCGAACCCGGCACCGAGCAGTGGCAGCGGTTCCGCCGGATGTTCAACGGCGACGTCAACGCGTGCGTGCGCGGGCTGGTCGACGGCGGCGCCGACGACGTGCTGGTGAACGAGGCCCACGACACGCAGCGCAACCTGCTGCTGGAGGACCTCGACGAGCGGGCCCGGATGCTGACCGGCAAGCACAAGCCGCTGTCGATGATGCAGGGCATCGACTCCGGCGTGGACGGCGTGGTGTTCCTGGGCTACCACACCGGCGCCGGCGCCGAGGGCGTGCTGTCGCACACCTATCTGGGCAACTCGGTCACGGGTGTGTGGCTGGACGGCGTGCGGGCCAGCGAGGGCCGGCTCAACGCCGCCGTCGCCGCCGAGCACGGCGTGCCCGTCCTGTTGGTCACGGGCGACGACAAGACCTGCGACGACGCCGACGAGTACGTTCCCGACGCGCGCAAGGCGGCGGTGAAGGAGTGCGTGAGCCGGTACTCGGCCATCTGCCTGCCGCCCGCGCGGAGCTCCAAGCTGATCGAGGAGCAGGCCCGGCTGGCGATGTCCCGTGCCGGCCGCGTCGAGCCGGTGGTGTCCAGTCACCACATGGAAGTCGCCTTCGACGCCGCGCACCTGGCCGCGGCCGCCGCCGTGATCCCGACCGTGGAGCGGGTGTCCCTGTTGCGGGTCGGCTACGACGCCCCGACGATGACCGAGGCGATGAAGGCGTTCAAGATCGTGACCGCGATCGCGAGCGGCGCGGTGGAGAAGGTCTACGGGTGA
- a CDS encoding M20/M25/M40 family metallo-hydrolase, translated as MDVVERCAQLIRFDTTNRGGGDSEGEREAAEFVAAELAAAGVEPTLLERKPRRTNVIARVPGGDASLPPVLVQAHLDVVPAQAADWDMDPFSGEISDGYLWGRGAVDMKDMVAEVLTVVAGWHAEGRRPRRDVVLAFVADEEDAGDYGAHWLVSEHPDLFRDCAAAIGESGGHTHRVDGIHFYPVGTAERGSSHLRLTARGRAGHGSRRNDENAVTRLVQAVQRLAEHRWPVRLIPSVQAYIERVGAALGVEVDLSDVDATVARLGGAASLVEMTIRNSTTPTALTAGYKVNVIPSSAEALIDTRVLPGGEEELLAGVDELIGPHVTRELINPQPGVQAPVDSPWFDAIADALRWADPAAVVVPYCLGGGTDAKAFARLGIPGYGFSPLWVPEGFDYRAMAHGVNERVPVEGLHFGAKVLDRFLSTC; from the coding sequence ATGGACGTCGTCGAGCGGTGTGCCCAGCTGATCAGGTTCGACACCACCAACCGGGGCGGCGGCGACAGCGAGGGTGAGCGGGAGGCGGCCGAGTTCGTCGCCGCCGAGCTGGCCGCGGCCGGTGTGGAGCCGACGCTGCTCGAGCGCAAGCCCAGGCGCACCAACGTGATCGCCCGCGTCCCGGGTGGCGATGCGTCGCTGCCACCGGTGTTGGTGCAGGCGCATCTGGACGTGGTGCCGGCGCAGGCGGCGGACTGGGACATGGATCCGTTCTCGGGCGAGATCAGCGACGGCTACCTGTGGGGCCGCGGCGCGGTGGACATGAAGGACATGGTCGCCGAGGTCCTGACGGTGGTCGCCGGTTGGCACGCCGAGGGACGGCGGCCGCGCCGGGACGTGGTGCTGGCGTTCGTCGCGGACGAGGAGGACGCCGGCGACTACGGGGCGCACTGGCTGGTGTCCGAGCACCCCGACCTGTTCCGGGACTGCGCGGCGGCGATCGGCGAGTCCGGCGGGCACACGCATCGGGTGGACGGCATCCACTTCTACCCGGTCGGCACGGCCGAGCGCGGCTCCTCGCACCTGCGGCTGACCGCCCGCGGTCGGGCCGGTCACGGCTCGCGCCGCAACGACGAGAACGCCGTGACCCGGCTGGTCCAAGCGGTGCAGCGGCTGGCCGAGCACCGCTGGCCGGTGCGGCTCATCCCGTCCGTGCAGGCCTACATCGAGCGCGTCGGCGCGGCGCTGGGCGTCGAGGTTGATCTGTCCGATGTGGACGCAACGGTGGCCAGGCTGGGCGGAGCGGCTTCGCTGGTGGAGATGACGATCCGCAACAGCACGACGCCGACGGCGCTCACCGCCGGCTACAAGGTCAACGTCATCCCCAGCAGCGCGGAGGCGCTGATCGACACGCGGGTGCTGCCGGGCGGCGAGGAGGAACTGCTGGCAGGAGTGGACGAGCTGATCGGCCCGCACGTGACCAGGGAGCTGATCAACCCGCAGCCGGGGGTGCAGGCGCCGGTGGACTCGCCGTGGTTCGACGCCATCGCCGACGCCCTGCGCTGGGCCGACCCGGCGGCCGTGGTGGTGCCGTACTGCCTGGGCGGTGGCACGGACGCCAAGGCCTTCGCCCGGTTGGGCATCCCCGGCTATGGCTTCTCCCCCCTGTGGGTGCCCGAGGGCTTCGACTACCGCGCCATGGCGCACGGCGTCAACGAGCGGGTCCCGGTCGAGGGCCTGCACTTCGGCGCGAAGGTCCTCGACCGGTTCCTGTCGACCTGCTAG
- a CDS encoding L,D-transpeptidase family protein, with protein sequence MPNRVVTATAATAVLLAMTGATADASVLPVPYHGSAGQVITVIADSPTATTAVLTAWQRTGPLWDQWQVVHGPITANVGSDGIGQASETTAKTPAGVWTLTEAFGIQANDGTRLPYRQVGTSDWWVSDAKSPLYNTYYHCDPGTCPFNEAAGEDLGKAGPVYNHAVVIDYNRQPVVPGAGSAFFLHVSAGKPTAGCVSIPADDLKAVMAWLDPAQHPVIDIAVH encoded by the coding sequence ATGCCCAACCGTGTTGTCACGGCGACGGCGGCCACCGCCGTGCTGCTCGCCATGACCGGAGCCACCGCCGACGCGTCCGTGCTGCCCGTGCCGTACCACGGCAGCGCCGGCCAGGTCATCACGGTGATCGCCGACAGCCCCACGGCCACCACCGCGGTGCTCACCGCGTGGCAGCGCACCGGTCCGCTGTGGGACCAGTGGCAGGTCGTGCACGGCCCGATCACGGCCAACGTCGGCTCCGACGGCATCGGCCAGGCCAGCGAGACCACGGCCAAGACCCCGGCCGGCGTGTGGACGCTGACCGAGGCGTTCGGCATCCAGGCCAATGACGGCACCCGGCTGCCCTACCGCCAGGTCGGCACCTCCGACTGGTGGGTGTCGGACGCGAAGTCCCCGCTCTACAACACCTACTACCACTGCGACCCCGGCACGTGCCCGTTCAACGAGGCCGCCGGCGAGGACCTGGGCAAGGCCGGCCCGGTCTACAACCACGCCGTGGTCATCGACTACAACCGCCAGCCGGTCGTGCCCGGCGCCGGCTCGGCGTTCTTCCTGCACGTCTCCGCCGGCAAGCCGACCGCGGGCTGCGTGTCCATCCCGGCCGACGACCTCAAGGCCGTGATGGCCTGGCTCGACCCGGCCCAGCACCCCGTGATCGACATCGCCGTTCACTGA
- a CDS encoding LuxR C-terminal-related transcriptional regulator has product MDDETRPAERSTGAARNQVLRGRLSRATELAAHAVAAAQQTGGDELPAALAVQAWAAAWRGDSQLADQASVRAMTQLDANWTRRLLVELLGARLHLGDVDGCQRLANAAGVDTDPGRVAPVLRPWVCESMVNVELTRSRPARAALWAEHAAETAAPSMWGHTAVMHLANGQVALARNDLQVAQLRAGRSAEAFTEAGMPGYAARAHAVVGAALIGMGERDAALRELSVARRLAESCGARALAAELVDSQLSLSVRRAPQVRSMDTLTVREHEVAELAVRGLTNRQIAEKLVVSVKTVEGHLSRVFTKLGVPCRTALAAPLRKMDAELVH; this is encoded by the coding sequence GTGGACGACGAGACGAGGCCGGCCGAACGCAGCACGGGGGCTGCTCGGAACCAGGTGCTCCGGGGCCGGCTGAGCCGGGCCACGGAACTTGCGGCGCACGCGGTGGCCGCCGCCCAACAGACCGGCGGGGACGAGCTGCCCGCCGCGCTCGCCGTGCAGGCCTGGGCCGCCGCATGGCGCGGCGACTCGCAGCTGGCCGACCAGGCGTCGGTCCGCGCGATGACCCAGCTGGACGCCAACTGGACCCGTCGACTGCTGGTGGAGCTACTGGGGGCGCGGCTGCACCTGGGCGACGTCGACGGCTGCCAGCGGCTGGCCAACGCCGCCGGCGTGGACACCGACCCGGGCCGGGTGGCGCCGGTGCTGCGGCCCTGGGTCTGCGAGTCGATGGTGAACGTGGAGCTGACCCGCAGCCGGCCGGCTCGCGCCGCCCTGTGGGCCGAGCACGCCGCGGAGACCGCCGCGCCGTCGATGTGGGGCCACACCGCGGTGATGCACCTGGCCAACGGCCAGGTCGCGCTGGCCCGCAACGACCTCCAGGTCGCGCAGTTACGCGCCGGCCGGTCTGCCGAGGCGTTCACCGAGGCCGGCATGCCCGGCTACGCCGCCCGCGCGCACGCCGTGGTCGGGGCCGCCCTGATCGGCATGGGCGAGCGGGACGCGGCGCTGCGCGAGCTGAGCGTGGCCCGCCGGCTGGCCGAGAGCTGCGGCGCCCGCGCGCTGGCCGCCGAGCTGGTCGACTCCCAGCTCAGCCTGTCCGTCCGCCGCGCGCCGCAGGTCCGCAGCATGGACACGCTGACCGTCCGCGAGCACGAGGTGGCCGAGCTGGCCGTGCGCGGCCTGACCAACCGGCAGATCGCGGAGAAGCTGGTGGTCAGCGTGAAGACGGTCGAGGGTCACCTGTCGCGGGTGTTCACCAAGCTGGGGGTGCCGTGCCGGACGGCGCTGGCCGCACCACTGCGCAAGATGGACGCCGAACTCGTCCACTGA
- a CDS encoding TrmH family RNA methyltransferase, with translation MSDLRVTTRNARFQQWEALLGNRTKRQRTGEFLVHGVRPITLAVEHGWPLSALLYPAGRRLSKWAGELLDTVRTTRVSMDPDLLAELGEKEDEAPELIAVAQLPPDDLDRIPVPEDFLGVVFDRPASPGNIGTIIRSADAFGAHGVIVAGHAADVYDPRTVRASTGSLFALPVVRAESAGNVLEWIRAQPVTVRIVGTDEHGTAVVDRHDLTGPTLLVVGNETAGMSNAWRAACDDVLSIPIGGAASSLNAANAASIVLYEVARQRRL, from the coding sequence GTGAGTGATCTGCGGGTGACGACCCGCAACGCCCGGTTCCAGCAGTGGGAGGCGTTGCTCGGCAACCGGACCAAGCGGCAGCGCACCGGCGAGTTCCTGGTGCACGGCGTCCGGCCCATCACGCTGGCGGTCGAGCACGGCTGGCCGCTGTCGGCGCTGCTCTACCCGGCCGGCCGGCGGCTGTCGAAGTGGGCCGGCGAGCTGCTCGACACCGTGCGGACGACCCGCGTGTCGATGGACCCGGATCTACTGGCCGAGCTGGGGGAGAAGGAGGACGAGGCGCCGGAGCTGATCGCCGTCGCCCAGCTGCCGCCGGACGACCTGGACCGCATCCCGGTGCCCGAGGACTTCCTCGGCGTCGTGTTCGACCGGCCGGCCAGCCCCGGCAACATCGGCACGATCATCCGCTCCGCCGACGCCTTCGGGGCGCACGGCGTGATCGTCGCCGGTCACGCCGCCGACGTCTACGACCCCCGGACCGTGCGGGCCAGCACCGGCTCGCTGTTCGCGCTGCCGGTGGTCCGCGCCGAGTCGGCCGGAAATGTACTCGAATGGATTCGAGCCCAACCCGTAACGGTTCGCATCGTGGGCACCGATGAGCACGGCACAGCGGTTGTCGACCGGCACGACCTGACCGGACCGACGCTGCTGGTGGTCGGCAACGAGACCGCGGGCATGAGCAACGCCTGGCGCGCGGCCTGCGACGACGTGCTGAGCATCCCCATCGGCGGGGCGGCCAGTTCGCTGAACGCCGCCAACGCGGCGTCCATTGTTCTCTATGAGGTAGCACGACAGCGCAGACTGTGA
- a CDS encoding FAD-dependent monooxygenase produces MDFDVVIAGGGPNGLMLAAELRLAGVRPLVLERLAERAAVPKANGLAGVVARLMDARGLYEKVSGQAGPPVPTPFYMFGGMRLHLRDLAANPMYTVLIPQTRLEQILEEHAVGLGAEIRRGVEVTGFVDHGTHVTVQAGAEEITAQYLVGCDGGRSTVRKLAGIDFPGVTDDDVISRSANVRLPTARPDGLPVEGHGDIPPFFFYRTTTGVFIWARLADSLTVNTMEWGEGPDEDVPMTLDELAASVKRVLGADVPLEPPVLDRPPLLRRISGNNTRIAARFRLGRVLLAGDAAHVHAGIGGPGLNMGLQDAANLAWKLGASVHGWAPEGLLDTYHSERRPVAERVAMQTQAQSALLAPGSKVTALRTLFGELLDSDDTRQHIVDTMSGNDVRYEMSTVDHPLVGHLAPELSVTTTAGVVRLAELLRTGRPLLLDLAGVGAVAGGWRDRVDVVSATGPDQPALLIRPDGFVAWAGFDSTGLADALTRWFGAPTA; encoded by the coding sequence ATGGACTTCGACGTGGTGATCGCCGGTGGCGGACCGAACGGGCTGATGCTGGCCGCCGAGCTGCGGCTCGCCGGGGTGCGGCCGCTGGTGCTGGAGCGGCTGGCGGAACGGGCGGCCGTGCCCAAGGCCAACGGCCTGGCCGGGGTCGTGGCGCGGCTGATGGACGCCCGCGGCCTGTACGAGAAGGTCAGCGGCCAGGCCGGGCCGCCGGTGCCGACGCCGTTCTACATGTTCGGCGGCATGCGGCTGCACCTGCGGGACCTGGCCGCGAACCCGATGTACACCGTCCTCATCCCGCAGACGCGGCTGGAGCAGATCCTCGAGGAGCACGCCGTCGGGCTCGGCGCCGAGATCCGCCGCGGCGTCGAGGTCACCGGCTTCGTCGACCACGGGACCCACGTGACGGTGCAAGCCGGCGCCGAGGAGATCACCGCCCAGTACCTGGTGGGCTGCGACGGCGGCCGCAGCACCGTCCGCAAGCTGGCCGGCATCGACTTCCCCGGCGTGACCGACGACGACGTCATCAGCCGATCCGCCAATGTTCGGCTGCCCACGGCCCGCCCCGACGGGCTGCCGGTGGAAGGCCACGGCGACATCCCGCCGTTCTTCTTCTACCGCACCACAACCGGGGTGTTCATCTGGGCGCGGCTGGCGGACTCCCTCACCGTGAACACCATGGAGTGGGGCGAGGGGCCCGACGAGGACGTGCCGATGACGCTGGACGAGCTGGCCGCCAGCGTGAAGCGGGTGCTCGGCGCGGACGTGCCGCTGGAGCCACCGGTGCTGGACCGGCCGCCGCTGCTCCGACGCATCAGCGGCAACAACACCCGGATCGCCGCCCGGTTCCGGCTCGGACGGGTGCTGCTGGCCGGCGACGCCGCCCACGTGCACGCCGGCATCGGCGGGCCGGGGTTGAACATGGGGCTGCAGGACGCCGCCAACCTGGCGTGGAAGCTCGGCGCCTCGGTGCACGGCTGGGCGCCCGAGGGGCTGCTCGACACGTACCACTCGGAGCGGCGTCCCGTGGCCGAGCGGGTCGCCATGCAGACCCAGGCCCAGTCCGCCCTGCTCGCGCCCGGGTCGAAGGTCACCGCCCTGCGCACCCTGTTCGGCGAGCTGCTCGACTCCGACGACACCAGGCAGCACATCGTCGACACCATGTCCGGCAACGACGTCCGGTACGAGATGTCCACGGTGGACCACCCGCTGGTCGGCCACCTCGCGCCGGAGCTGTCGGTGACCACCACCGCTGGGGTGGTCCGGCTGGCCGAGCTCCTCCGCACCGGCCGGCCGCTGCTGCTCGACCTCGCCGGCGTCGGCGCCGTGGCCGGCGGCTGGCGGGACCGGGTGGACGTCGTGTCCGCCACGGGCCCCGACCAGCCGGCCCTGCTGATCCGCCCGGACGGCTTCGTCGCCTGGGCCGGCTTTGACTCGACCGGCCTCGCCGACGCGTTGACCCGCTGGTTCGGCGCTCCTACGGCTTGA
- a CDS encoding YybH family protein has protein sequence MSSTDEIREIITASEAAMKDGDAQRLIGRYTADVVKFDLAPPLGRRGEAARDVPAQQAWFGTFDGPVDFQVTQLEIEVSGDLAWAHSLNRMSATPKGTDFAFEMWFRATYGLRRTEDGWRIAHEHSSTPFYMDGSLRAATDLKP, from the coding sequence ATGAGCAGCACCGACGAGATCCGTGAGATCATCACCGCGTCCGAGGCGGCCATGAAGGACGGCGACGCGCAGCGGCTGATCGGCCGGTACACCGCCGACGTGGTCAAGTTCGACCTGGCGCCGCCGCTGGGCCGCCGCGGCGAGGCCGCCCGCGACGTGCCGGCACAGCAGGCGTGGTTCGGCACCTTCGACGGGCCGGTGGACTTCCAGGTGACGCAGCTGGAGATCGAGGTCAGCGGCGACCTGGCCTGGGCGCACTCGCTGAACCGCATGTCGGCGACGCCGAAGGGGACCGACTTCGCCTTCGAGATGTGGTTCCGGGCCACGTACGGCCTGCGCCGCACCGAGGACGGCTGGCGGATCGCCCACGAGCACAGCTCGACGCCGTTCTACATGGACGGCTCGCTGCGCGCGGCGACGGACCTCAAGCCGTAG
- a CDS encoding YciI family protein — protein sequence MRYLILIHSNPRSRALWETLTDEQRMEFGRGYMQLTEELAASGELVVSQGLTDPALAKRVWVQDGETMSSDGPFAEVKEYLAGFYLVDCESEARALEWAAKAPDAQLGGPVEVRPILDMSTLDL from the coding sequence ATGAGGTACCTGATCTTGATCCACAGCAACCCGCGGTCGCGGGCGCTGTGGGAGACGCTGACCGACGAGCAGCGGATGGAGTTCGGCCGCGGCTACATGCAGCTGACCGAGGAGCTGGCGGCCTCCGGCGAGCTGGTGGTGTCACAGGGGCTGACCGATCCGGCGCTGGCCAAGCGGGTGTGGGTGCAGGACGGCGAGACGATGTCCAGCGACGGGCCGTTCGCCGAGGTCAAGGAGTACCTGGCCGGCTTCTACCTGGTGGACTGCGAGTCCGAGGCGCGGGCGCTGGAGTGGGCGGCGAAGGCGCCGGACGCGCAGCTGGGCGGCCCGGTGGAGGTCCGGCCGATCCTCGACATGAGCACCCTGGACCTGTGA
- a CDS encoding RNA polymerase sigma factor: MNVTTEVEDLLRSLAPQVLGVLVRRNGGFDTCEDAVQEALLAAAQQWPNDGIPANPTGWLITVAQRRLTEVWRSEAARRRREEAVFTAEVDDAEVPAEDDTLTLLTLCCHPSLTRVSQVALTLRAVGGLTTAEIARALLVPESTVGQRISRAKAKIKAAGARFAPPPAAERDERLAAVLAVLYLIFNEGHTTSSGSALNRVELTSEGIRLTRQLYQRMPEDGEVTGLLALMLLTDARRPARTLPDGTLVPLAEQDRRLWDRAAIAEGTELITRALQTATIGPYQLQAAIAAVHDEAERPEDTDWTQILGLYELLNAAAPGPMVTLNRIVAVAMVRGPSTALAELSRAESELAGHYRVDAVRAHLLELAGDPEAARVHYESAARRTLSLPEQRYLTAKAAPRPRRP; encoded by the coding sequence GTGAACGTCACGACGGAGGTCGAGGACCTGCTGCGCTCACTGGCGCCGCAGGTCCTGGGCGTGCTGGTGCGGCGCAACGGCGGCTTCGACACCTGCGAGGACGCGGTGCAGGAGGCGTTGCTCGCGGCGGCGCAGCAGTGGCCGAACGACGGCATTCCCGCGAACCCGACCGGCTGGCTGATCACGGTGGCGCAGCGCCGGCTGACGGAGGTGTGGCGCAGCGAGGCGGCGAGGCGCCGGCGTGAGGAGGCGGTGTTCACCGCGGAGGTGGACGACGCCGAGGTGCCGGCCGAGGACGACACGCTGACGTTGCTGACGCTGTGCTGCCACCCCTCGCTGACGAGGGTGTCACAGGTGGCGCTGACGCTGCGCGCGGTCGGCGGCCTGACCACGGCGGAGATCGCGCGGGCGCTGCTGGTGCCGGAGTCGACGGTCGGGCAGCGGATCAGCCGGGCCAAGGCGAAGATCAAGGCCGCTGGCGCGCGGTTCGCTCCGCCACCGGCGGCGGAGCGCGACGAACGGCTCGCGGCGGTGCTCGCCGTGCTGTACCTGATCTTCAACGAGGGACACACGACCAGTTCCGGCTCCGCTTTGAACCGCGTGGAGCTGACCAGCGAGGGGATCCGGCTGACCCGGCAGCTGTACCAGCGGATGCCCGAGGACGGCGAGGTCACCGGGCTGCTGGCGCTGATGCTGCTCACCGACGCCCGCCGCCCGGCCCGGACGCTGCCGGACGGCACATTGGTGCCGCTGGCCGAGCAGGATCGCCGGCTGTGGGACCGGGCGGCGATCGCCGAGGGCACGGAGCTCATCACCCGGGCCTTGCAGACGGCGACCATCGGCCCGTACCAGCTGCAGGCGGCGATCGCGGCCGTGCACGACGAGGCCGAACGACCCGAGGACACCGACTGGACACAGATCCTCGGCCTGTACGAGCTGCTCAACGCCGCCGCGCCCGGGCCGATGGTGACGCTGAACCGGATCGTCGCCGTGGCGATGGTCCGCGGCCCGTCGACGGCACTGGCCGAACTGTCCCGGGCCGAGTCGGAACTGGCCGGCCACTACCGGGTGGACGCCGTGCGGGCGCACCTGCTGGAGCTGGCCGGCGACCCCGAGGCGGCGCGCGTCCACTACGAGTCGGCCGCGCGCCGCACCCTGAGCCTGCCCGAGCAGCGCTACCTCACCGCGAAGGCAGCACCTCGACCTCGGCGGCCCTGA
- a CDS encoding sigma-70 family RNA polymerase sigma factor — protein sequence MNEEWLAGQFEANRDHLRSVAYRMLGSASDAEDAVQESWLRLSRADTSEVENLGGWLTTVTARVCLDMLRSRKSRREDSLEDFGSHEAPRQEAAVAGPEQEALLADSVGPALLVVLETLAPAERLAFVLHDLFAVPFDEIAPIVGRTPAATRQLASRARRRVQGADRPESDLGRQRQVVDAFLAASRDGNFDALLSVLAPDVELRADETTVAASVANHAKGAPLLSARMTGAREVATAFAGRARGALPALIDGNVGAVWMYRGEIMGLFVFEVEDDRIVGLELVNDQDRVRAAEVEVLPSR from the coding sequence GTGAACGAAGAATGGCTGGCCGGACAGTTCGAGGCCAATCGGGACCACCTGCGCTCGGTGGCCTACCGCATGCTCGGTTCGGCCAGCGACGCCGAGGACGCGGTGCAGGAGTCGTGGCTGCGGCTGTCCCGCGCCGACACCAGCGAGGTGGAGAACCTCGGCGGCTGGCTGACCACGGTGACCGCCCGGGTGTGCCTGGACATGCTGCGGTCCCGCAAGTCCCGGCGTGAGGACTCCCTTGAGGACTTCGGATCGCACGAGGCGCCGCGGCAGGAGGCGGCGGTCGCCGGCCCCGAGCAGGAGGCGTTGCTGGCGGACTCGGTCGGCCCGGCCCTGCTGGTGGTGCTGGAGACCCTGGCCCCGGCCGAGCGGCTGGCGTTCGTGCTGCACGACCTGTTCGCGGTGCCGTTCGACGAGATCGCGCCGATCGTCGGCCGCACGCCGGCGGCGACCCGGCAGCTGGCCAGCCGGGCGCGGCGTCGGGTCCAGGGCGCGGACCGCCCGGAGTCCGACCTCGGCCGGCAGCGTCAGGTCGTGGACGCCTTCCTGGCCGCCTCGCGGGACGGCAACTTCGACGCGCTGCTGTCGGTCCTCGCCCCGGACGTCGAGTTGCGCGCCGACGAGACGACGGTCGCGGCGTCCGTCGCCAACCACGCCAAGGGCGCGCCGCTGCTGTCGGCCCGCATGACCGGCGCCCGCGAGGTGGCCACGGCGTTCGCCGGCAGGGCCCGCGGCGCGCTGCCGGCCCTCATCGACGGCAACGTCGGCGCGGTGTGGATGTACCGGGGCGAGATCATGGGCCTGTTCGTGTTCGAGGTGGAGGACGACCGGATCGTCGGCCTCGAGCTCGTCAACGACCAGGACCGGGTCAGGGCCGCCGAGGTCGAGGTGCTGCCTTCGCGGTGA
- a CDS encoding VOC family protein, translating to MAMIQTILFPVKDVEKAKAVYTALLGAAPSVESPYYVGFDSEGQHIGLVPNGSTNGPACYRHVDDLEAGLDALLKAGATIAQEPKEVGNGRTVASVLDVDGNEIGLIQDRH from the coding sequence ATGGCGATGATCCAGACCATCCTGTTCCCGGTGAAGGACGTGGAGAAGGCCAAGGCCGTCTACACCGCGCTGCTGGGCGCGGCCCCCAGCGTCGAGTCGCCGTACTACGTCGGCTTCGACAGCGAGGGCCAGCACATCGGCCTGGTGCCCAACGGCAGCACCAACGGCCCGGCCTGCTACCGGCACGTGGACGACCTGGAGGCCGGCCTGGACGCGCTGCTGAAGGCCGGCGCGACCATCGCGCAGGAGCCCAAGGAGGTCGGCAACGGCCGGACCGTGGCCAGCGTGCTCGACGTCGACGGCAACGAGATCGGTCTCATCCAGGACCGGCACTGA
- a CDS encoding HAD family hydrolase, producing the protein MGELMRFEVQAILFDIDGTLVDSTGVVERTWRAWAAEHGRDADAILRVCHGRRSEDTIADLLPPSERDAAVRELARMELADLDDVVALPAAKTLLSELPADRWAAVTSGSQELMRARLAAAGLPVPDVLIAADDVSAGKPDPEGYLKAAAALGHDIADCLVVEDAPAGLRAGRAAGARTLAVATSHDAAELTADAVVEDLTSCRVDRVADGLVVTVSAGPG; encoded by the coding sequence GTGGGCGAGCTGATGCGGTTCGAGGTCCAGGCCATCCTGTTCGACATCGACGGCACGCTCGTGGACTCGACCGGTGTGGTGGAGCGGACGTGGCGGGCGTGGGCGGCCGAGCACGGTCGCGACGCCGACGCGATCCTGCGGGTCTGCCACGGCCGGCGCAGCGAGGACACGATCGCCGACCTGCTGCCACCGTCCGAACGGGACGCCGCGGTGCGGGAGCTGGCCCGGATGGAGCTGGCCGACCTCGACGACGTCGTCGCACTGCCCGCGGCCAAGACCCTGCTGAGCGAGCTGCCCGCGGACCGGTGGGCGGCGGTGACCTCCGGCTCGCAGGAGCTGATGCGCGCCCGGCTGGCCGCCGCCGGCCTGCCGGTGCCGGACGTGCTGATCGCCGCCGACGACGTGAGCGCCGGCAAGCCCGATCCCGAGGGCTACCTCAAGGCGGCCGCGGCCCTCGGCCACGACATCGCGGACTGCCTGGTCGTCGAGGACGCCCCCGCCGGGCTGCGGGCCGGCCGCGCCGCCGGCGCCCGCACGCTGGCCGTCGCGACCTCCCACGACGCGGCCGAGCTCACGGCGGACGCGGTGGTCGAGGACCTCACGTCGTGCCGGGTCGACCGCGTCGCGGACGGCCTCGTGGTCACGGTCAGTGCCGGTCCTGGATGA
- a CDS encoding PPOX class F420-dependent oxidoreductase, producing MPETITLPDSLRALISSGPMAHLSTVNADGSPQVSVIWIGLDGDDLVSGHQHYGAKIRNMERDPRVVLSFDAPRVPGVFLDENAVLRAEAVVEPTDGAWDLLDRLAKVYIGPDATFPVERRPGFIVRYKVQRIGGVGPWAS from the coding sequence GTGCCAGAAACGATCACGCTGCCCGATTCGCTGCGCGCCCTGATCAGCAGCGGACCGATGGCCCACCTGAGCACGGTGAACGCCGACGGCAGCCCGCAGGTCTCGGTGATCTGGATCGGCCTGGACGGGGACGACCTGGTCAGCGGCCACCAGCACTACGGCGCCAAGATCCGGAACATGGAGCGGGACCCGCGGGTGGTGCTGTCCTTCGACGCGCCGAGGGTGCCGGGCGTGTTCCTCGACGAGAACGCGGTGCTGCGCGCCGAGGCGGTCGTCGAGCCGACGGACGGCGCCTGGGATCTGCTGGACCGGCTGGCGAAGGTCTACATCGGACCGGACGCCACCTTCCCGGTGGAGCGCCGGCCCGGTTTCATCGTGCGCTACAAGGTGCAGCGCATCGGCGGCGTGGGCCCGTGGGCGAGCTGA